Proteins co-encoded in one Sebastes fasciatus isolate fSebFas1 chromosome 11, fSebFas1.pri, whole genome shotgun sequence genomic window:
- the insl3 gene encoding insulin-like 3 (Leydig cell) has protein sequence MSAAKCLVSLMVVLVAAVCVVQAQERIKMCGRELIRLAVSSCGNSRLRRSIPDVAHGQHQYTSYWDQAASAEELQAAEMDHIPTESDGEKGVSALVPHWYPMSSRMRRSAGKISDICCEKGCSMKELIQFC, from the exons ATGTCTGCCGCTAAGTGTCTGGTGTCTCtgatggtggtgctggtggCTGCAGTGTGCGTGGTCCAAGCACAGGAGAGGATTAAGATGTGTGGGAGAGAGCTGATACGTCTGGCCGTGTCGTCTTGCGGTAACTCTCGGCTGAGGAGAAGCATCCCGGACGTTGCACATGGGCAGCATCAATACACCTCCTACT GGGACCAGGCCGCCTCCGCAGAGGAGCTCCAGGCTGCAGAGATGGACCACATCCCTACAGAGTCTGACGGGGAGAAGGGTGTCTCCGCCTTGGTTCCTCACTGGTACCCCATGTCCTCTCGGATGAGACGATCTGCTGGGAAAATATCTGATATTTGCTGCGAGAAAGGATGCAGCATGAAAGAGTTGATCCAGTTTTGCTAG